One segment of bacterium DNA contains the following:
- the murA gene encoding UDP-N-acetylglucosamine 1-carboxyvinyltransferase, with amino-acid sequence MDRFVIEGPTRLSGDVRAAGAKNAVLPLMAAALLSSGASVIRNVPDLRDVRTFMRLLEILGARCDLTAGTLRIDTSGADGIEAPYELVKTMRASVYVLGPLLAYKGEARVSLPGGCAWGPRPVNLHLEGMRALGADPGLDGGYIHARAPRGLRGGEFRFEPSSVGATCNVLMAAVLADGETRLHNCAVEPEVTQLAEALVESGARIDGLGGATLTVRGVRALGPIRHEVVPDRIEAGTFLAAAAITGGDVTVLDCRPDHLVEPLAALRSMGCEIETGADRVRLAAPQRPRPVEIKTRPFPGFPTDIQAQIMAVAALADGVSHITENIYPDRFTHTAELRRLGADIRLDGATATIFGVAELSGAPVMATDLRASAALILAGTAARGTTTIERVYHIDRGYERIEEKLAALGARIRRESA; translated from the coding sequence GTGGACCGTTTCGTCATCGAGGGACCGACCCGGCTGTCGGGAGACGTGAGGGCCGCCGGCGCCAAGAACGCCGTGTTGCCCCTGATGGCCGCCGCGCTGCTGTCGAGCGGCGCGTCGGTCATCCGCAACGTGCCCGATCTGCGGGACGTGCGCACGTTCATGCGCCTGCTGGAGATCCTGGGCGCCCGCTGCGACCTGACCGCCGGCACGCTGCGCATCGACACCTCCGGTGCCGACGGCATCGAGGCGCCCTATGAACTGGTCAAGACCATGCGGGCCAGCGTCTACGTGCTCGGACCGCTGCTGGCCTACAAGGGCGAGGCGCGGGTCTCGCTCCCCGGGGGCTGCGCCTGGGGGCCGCGACCGGTGAACCTGCACCTGGAGGGCATGCGCGCCCTGGGCGCGGATCCCGGGCTCGACGGAGGTTACATCCACGCCCGCGCTCCGCGGGGTCTGCGCGGCGGCGAGTTCCGCTTCGAGCCGAGCAGCGTGGGCGCCACCTGCAACGTGCTCATGGCGGCGGTGCTGGCCGACGGCGAGACCCGGCTGCACAACTGCGCCGTGGAACCGGAGGTCACCCAGCTCGCCGAGGCGCTCGTCGAGTCCGGCGCGCGCATAGACGGCCTCGGCGGCGCGACCCTGACCGTGCGGGGCGTCCGGGCCCTCGGCCCGATCCGCCACGAGGTCGTGCCCGACCGCATCGAGGCGGGAACGTTCCTCGCCGCGGCCGCCATCACCGGCGGCGACGTCACGGTGCTGGACTGCCGGCCCGATCATCTGGTGGAGCCGCTGGCCGCCCTGCGCAGCATGGGTTGCGAGATCGAGACCGGCGCAGACCGCGTGCGCCTGGCAGCGCCGCAGCGGCCGCGGCCGGTCGAGATCAAGACGCGGCCCTTCCCGGGCTTCCCGACCGACATTCAGGCCCAGATCATGGCCGTGGCCGCGCTGGCCGACGGCGTCAGCCACATCACCGAGAACATCTACCCCGACCGGTTCACGCACACCGCGGAGCTGCGCCGCCTCGGCGCCGACATCCGGCTCGACGGGGCCACGGCGACGATCTTCGGCGTCGCGGAGCTGTCGGGCGCGCCCGTGATGGCCACCGACCTGCGCGCCTCGGCGGCGCTGATCCTGGCCGGCACCGCGGCGCGGGGCACGACCACGATCGAGCGCGTCTACCACATCGACCGCGGGTACGAGCGGATCGAGGAGAAGCTCGCAGCCCTCGGGGCGCGGATCAGGCGGGAGAGCGCGTGA
- the prmC gene encoding peptide chain release factor N(5)-glutamine methyltransferase has translation MAEPLKTVRDLILVTADYLADKGVDSARLNAERLLGDVLGLARIDLYLNHDRPLTPDELDRYRGLVKRRAAGEPLQALLGETEFYGRGFKMAAGVFIPRPETERLVETCLGLLTGGNSSLLSPLALEIGCGSGVIACTLAAEIPRLRVIASDISGPAVELGRVNARRLGVAARVEFLVGELDEPFPADLRGRANLLVSNPPYIRSADVPGLPREVLAHDPVAALDGGPDGLRFYHELARRAAAWLFPGGWLAVEIGHDQPDQVSAICAASGLAEIEVTRDYNDLPRVVTARLPDVIPQQQGD, from the coding sequence ATGGCCGAACCACTGAAGACCGTACGCGACCTGATTCTCGTCACCGCCGACTATCTGGCGGACAAGGGTGTCGATTCCGCCCGTCTCAACGCCGAGCGGCTGCTGGGCGACGTTCTCGGCCTCGCGCGCATAGATCTCTACCTGAATCACGACCGACCGCTGACGCCCGACGAGCTGGACCGGTACCGCGGACTCGTGAAGCGCCGCGCCGCCGGCGAGCCGTTGCAGGCGCTGCTGGGCGAAACGGAGTTCTACGGGCGGGGGTTCAAGATGGCCGCCGGCGTCTTCATACCGCGCCCGGAGACGGAGCGTCTGGTGGAGACCTGCCTCGGCCTGCTGACCGGCGGCAACAGCAGCCTGCTGTCGCCCCTGGCCCTGGAGATCGGGTGCGGCAGCGGCGTCATCGCCTGCACGCTGGCGGCGGAGATCCCGCGCCTGCGGGTCATCGCCTCGGACATCTCCGGACCGGCGGTCGAACTCGGCCGGGTCAACGCGCGCCGTCTCGGCGTCGCCGCCCGCGTGGAGTTCCTGGTCGGCGAGCTGGACGAGCCCTTCCCGGCCGACCTGCGGGGTCGGGCCAACCTGCTGGTGAGCAACCCGCCGTACATCCGCAGCGCCGACGTGCCGGGACTGCCGCGTGAGGTGCTGGCCCACGACCCGGTCGCGGCCCTCGACGGGGGGCCGGACGGCCTGCGCTTCTACCACGAGCTGGCCCGCCGCGCCGCCGCGTGGCTCTTCCCGGGCGGCTGGCTGGCGGTGGAGATCGGACACGACCAGCCCGACCAGGTGTCGGCCATCTGCGCCGCGTCGGGCCTGGCGGAGATCGAGGTGACCCGCGACTACAACGACCTGCCGCGCGTGGTGACAGCGCGCCTGCCGGACGTCATACCGCAACAGCAGGGAGACTGA
- the prfA gene encoding peptide chain release factor 1, producing the protein MREIIAGLRDRRSEIEAELSRPGLVKDRDRFREVSREHARLSDILALGERWLALDAQVAGNRELLATEDDPDLLELVREELPQLEEALTQASAEFELALLPPDPNDDRDAILEVRAGTGGDEAALFAEEVARMYVRFAERRGWKTELIGGTPGASGGMKEVSYAIRGDDVYGVLRWESGVHRVQRVPATESQGRIHTSAVTVAVLPEAEEVDVRIEENDLRIDVYRAQGPGGQSVNTTDSAVRITHLPSGIVVQCQDEKSQHKNKAKAMTVLRSRLLEQAIAEQEAQRSAERRSMVGTGDRSAKIRTYNFPQSRVTDHRIGLTVHSLDAIMQGELEAVVDAIREHRRQEALAESRGG; encoded by the coding sequence ATGCGCGAGATCATTGCCGGACTCCGCGATCGCCGGTCGGAAATCGAGGCCGAGCTGAGTCGTCCCGGACTCGTCAAGGATCGCGACAGATTCCGCGAGGTGTCGCGCGAGCACGCCCGGCTGAGCGACATCCTGGCTCTGGGCGAGCGCTGGCTGGCCCTGGACGCGCAGGTCGCCGGCAACCGGGAGCTGCTGGCGACCGAGGACGACCCGGATCTCCTGGAACTTGTCAGGGAGGAGCTACCGCAGCTCGAGGAGGCCCTGACGCAGGCGAGCGCCGAATTCGAGCTGGCGCTGCTGCCCCCCGATCCGAACGACGACCGCGACGCCATCCTGGAGGTTCGCGCCGGTACCGGCGGCGACGAGGCGGCCCTCTTCGCCGAGGAGGTGGCGCGCATGTACGTGCGCTTCGCCGAGCGTCGCGGCTGGAAGACAGAGCTGATCGGAGGCACGCCCGGCGCGTCCGGCGGCATGAAGGAGGTCAGCTACGCCATCCGCGGCGACGACGTGTACGGCGTGCTGCGCTGGGAGAGCGGCGTACACCGCGTCCAGCGCGTGCCGGCGACCGAGTCGCAGGGTCGCATCCACACCTCCGCCGTGACGGTGGCGGTGCTGCCCGAGGCCGAGGAGGTGGACGTCCGGATCGAAGAGAACGATCTGCGCATCGACGTCTACCGCGCCCAGGGGCCCGGCGGCCAGTCGGTCAACACCACCGATTCCGCGGTGCGCATCACCCACCTGCCCAGCGGCATCGTCGTGCAGTGCCAGGACGAGAAGTCGCAGCACAAGAACAAGGCCAAGGCCATGACGGTGCTGCGGTCGCGCCTGCTGGAGCAGGCCATCGCCGAGCAGGAGGCGCAGCGCTCGGCAGAGCGGCGGTCCATGGTCGGCACCGGGGACCGCAGCGCCAAGATCCGCACCTACAATTTTCCCCAGAGCCGCGTGACCGATCACCGGATCGGGTTGACCGTTCACAGTCTCGACGCCATCATGCAGGGAGAGCTGGAGGCGGTCGTGGACGCCATCCGCGAACACCGCCGGCAGGAGGCGCTTGCAGAGAGCCGAGGCGGTTGA
- a CDS encoding DUF1385 domain-containing protein gives MSEGTDGREYDPGKLDLAVGGQAVIEGVMMRSPTAIATAVRTPGGRIVVRKKPFRSIMKRLPWLNVPLLRGGIHLLESMSIGIAALMYSADQALEDDRVAEEKKGARDTVMMWGTIVLAFALSLGLFFYLPLLITDLIGVEHSIWFNVVDGVIRIAMFVLYLKLISRMKDMARVFEYHGAEHMSIHAFENERELTIEQTRPFTTLHPRCGTSFLFFVMLIALVVFSFLGRPETIGERLLRLAFIPVIGGLAYEVIKLSGRFKDAAWLRPLIWPGLMLQKITTSRPDDSQLEVGLAALKAVLTPEAEGFREKTYFELAPAPAAETGTD, from the coding sequence ATGAGTGAAGGTACCGACGGGCGGGAATACGATCCCGGCAAGCTGGATCTGGCCGTGGGCGGCCAGGCGGTCATCGAGGGGGTGATGATGCGGTCGCCGACCGCCATCGCCACCGCCGTGCGCACGCCCGGGGGCCGTATCGTCGTGCGCAAGAAACCCTTCCGCAGCATCATGAAGCGCCTGCCATGGCTGAACGTGCCGCTGCTGCGCGGCGGTATCCACCTGCTGGAATCCATGAGCATCGGCATCGCCGCGCTGATGTACTCCGCCGACCAGGCGCTCGAGGACGATCGCGTTGCCGAGGAGAAGAAGGGCGCACGCGACACCGTCATGATGTGGGGCACCATCGTCCTCGCGTTCGCCCTGAGCCTGGGGCTGTTCTTCTACCTGCCCCTGCTGATCACCGACCTGATTGGCGTGGAGCACAGCATCTGGTTCAACGTGGTCGACGGCGTCATCCGCATCGCCATGTTCGTGCTCTATCTCAAGCTGATCTCCAGGATGAAGGACATGGCGCGCGTCTTCGAGTATCACGGCGCCGAGCACATGTCCATCCACGCCTTCGAGAACGAGCGCGAGCTGACGATCGAGCAGACGCGCCCCTTCACCACCCTGCATCCCCGCTGCGGCACCAGCTTCCTCTTCTTCGTGATGCTCATCGCGCTGGTCGTCTTCAGTTTCCTGGGGCGGCCGGAGACCATCGGCGAGCGCCTGCTGCGGCTGGCCTTCATCCCCGTGATCGGCGGGCTGGCCTACGAGGTCATCAAGCTGTCGGGTCGCTTCAAGGACGCCGCCTGGCTGCGTCCGCTGATCTGGCCCGGACTGATGCTGCAGAAGATCACCACCAGCCGCCCCGACGACAGCCAGCTGGAAGTGGGCCTGGCCGCCCTGAAGGCCGTGTTGACCCCGGAGGCAGAGGGATTCCGCGAGAAGACATACTTCGAGCTGGCCCCCGCACCGGCCGCCGAAACCGGGACGGATTGA
- the rpmE gene encoding 50S ribosomal protein L31 has product MKKGIHPKYVDCEITCLCGNVINTRSTMAKINVEICSACHPFFTGQQKIVDTAGRVERFMKRYEGVYGDKKKKN; this is encoded by the coding sequence ATGAAAAAGGGCATCCATCCCAAGTACGTGGATTGCGAGATCACCTGTCTCTGCGGCAACGTGATCAATACCCGCTCCACCATGGCGAAGATCAACGTGGAGATCTGCTCCGCCTGCCACCCGTTTTTCACGGGCCAGCAGAAGATCGTCGATACGGCAGGCCGAGTGGAACGCTTCATGAAGCGCTACGAGGGAGTCTACGGGGACAAGAAGAAGAAGAATTAG